One segment of Vicia villosa cultivar HV-30 ecotype Madison, WI unplaced genomic scaffold, Vvil1.0 ctg.005439F_1_1, whole genome shotgun sequence DNA contains the following:
- the LOC131642613 gene encoding uncharacterized protein LOC131642613, which translates to MASSSTTSTKVTLKLLVDTKKNKVVFAEASKPAIDSLLNMFRLSFGTTAKLMSNNNMHLLGCLENLYHTSSTTTLQNINHNHVLLNSTTPNNNIQTSFFTCQNGCPYDVTLSCDVNAIPCCCLCLTQMIHQETSGVVAMKDQNATFMLMDDLVIQPISPISIITLLNKFNIKNIDTLQEIVVEFGRNECVELLKASLQSKMVLTNVFIKKKNKGFSMFKSMAILYFSLLVLGFIVNTTPRYLGEEC; encoded by the exons ATGGCTTCTTCTTCTACTACTTCCACTAAAGTGACCCTTAAGCTTCTTGTCGACACAAAGAAAAACAAAGTTGTATTTGCAGAAGCATCAAAGCCTGCCATAGATTCCCTCTTAAACATGTTTCGCTTGTCTTTCGGTACTACAGCAAAACTCATGAGCAACAACAACATGCATTTGTTGGGTTGCTTAGAAAATCTATACCACACTAGTTCAACTACTACTCTCCAAAACATCAATCATAATCATGTCCTCCTCAACTCAACAACACCAAACAATAACATACAAACTTCGTTTTTCACGTGCCAAAATGGTTGCCCTTACGATGTTACATTATCATGTGATGTTAACGCAATCCCATGTTGTTGTCTATGCTTGACACAAATGATCCATCAAGAAACAAGTGGTGTCGTTGCAATGAAAGATCAAAATGCAACTTTCATGTTGATGGATGATTTAGTGATTCAACCCATCTCACCAATATCTATCATCACCCTACTCAACAAATTCAATATCAAAAATATTGATACCTTGCAAGAAATTGTGGTTGAGTTTGGTAGGAATGAG TGTGTTGAGTTGCTAAAGGCTTCGTTGCAATCGAAGATGGTTTTAACAAATGTTTTTATCAAGAAGAAGAATAAGGGTTTCTCAATGTTTAAAAGCATGGCAATTTTGTATTTTTCTCTTCTAGTTTTGGGATTCATTGTCAACACCACTCCAAGATATTTAG gaGAGGAGTGCTAG